The Myotis daubentonii chromosome 1, mMyoDau2.1, whole genome shotgun sequence genome includes the window GCCAAGACCATCATCATCAAAGACCACCTCCAGAAGCGCCAGGGCATCCCCTCCAAGAGCCGCCTGCCCAGCTACCTGGACAAGGTCCTGAAGAAGAGGATTTTAACCTTCCTCACGGAGAGCGGGTGGATAGCCAGGGACGCCTCCTGAAGCGGCGGAGCCGGGGCGCTTGTGAGCCAAATGACTGGGGGGGACAGCAACCGCTTTCCCCATGGTGGTTTTTTCAGCAAATTGAGTTTCTTTTTTAGGATGTAAGTTGTTCTCGCGGCCCTCTGGAAGAAGCAAGAGTAACAGTCTTAGATCAGATCATGAGGGAAGCAGATGCAGGCGTATTGTACCTTAGTGCTAAAAGCAATGCGCTAAGACGACGCTTGCCTTTGTGTTGAGTGTGGAGAACGTGGAGATGGGAGCGGCCCGGGAGCCCCTTCGCTTCGGTGCACACCTGTGCTGGCCGCCGGCTGCCAGCCTTGCCTGTGACACTGGCTCCGGCGCGGGGCACTGTAGATGGCGCCGGGCAGGTGGGCAGTGAGGCCAGAGGGCAGGGTCAAGCTTCCTTGGACTGTGAGGAAGAGGCTGGTAGCGAACAGAGACCAAATGAGCTTCCCCTTAGCTACTGGCAGCGGCAGTTTGAGTTTGCAGTTCCCAGACCCCAAAACTGCCCCTTTTGCGCCCGCTGGGCAGAGCCCCCCCCCCTCAGTTTGGAAATGGGCAGCGCCCCCTAGCGTAGAGGGTGGCTGTGGGAAGCATGGCAGCCAGGACCAGTGCAATGGCCAGGACTGAGCCCTTTCCTGGGGAGCAGCTACTGGCTGCTCTTTGGACTTACGTGCATTTTACTTGCAAGCCCTTGTTTTAGGAAGTTCATGGCTAAGTTGTGTTCTGGTGTTGGTGTCTCACAGCTACAAGTACCTTTTTCAGGGAAGCCCTGaccacaccagcctggccaaGCCTCTGACCTTCAGGTGGCCTTGTACCCGGCAGACTAGCCAGGCGAGACGGGCCGGCCCATGTGGCCGTTGGTCCCAAGGCCCCTGTGTTGCTGCTGAGTCACTGTCTTAACCAGACTCAGACATGGCTCTGCCCAGCCCTCGCTAGAGGTCTTTTCAGGGGCCTCTTACACGGTACCTCCCTTTGGCACTTGGGTGGCCATTTGTCTTCCGGGCTGCTCAGGGTTCTCTCGTCCAAGACCCGCTTAGAGTCGGTGGTGACTGCAGACCCAGCCGCCTGCCGGCCCCTGGCCCGCACAGTGATGGAGAGAGGGCCTCTCCATGTTTGGGCTTGACGTTACATTTAAGTGAAGTTTGAAAAAGACCCTCATCATTTCCAAGGATGACCTCATTATGgtgccttttcctttctttctacatCTCTCTGTCCCCGAGGGTAGCTTCTCAGCGTTAGCGGGAACACCTCAGGTGGGTTGTGTACGGCCGTAGTAAAGCGCAAGGCCTGCGGCAGAGGCGCTCCTTGCTGGCCAAGCCAGACTTCCCGCTGACACGTGTGAGCGGTGGTGTCAGGCGTGAGGGCTACCTCCACTGCCCCTGCGGGTGACTGCCCTCCGTGGGGCTGGTGTTGCCCTTTGTGCCAGCCTCCAGGCGGCCTGGGTGCAAGCTAAcctttgagaaccgctggctttaGCTGACCTGGTGTCATCCTTCGTGGGTTTTCTGTCAGGTGCCTCGTCTGGCGAGGTTTCGATGCCGTCTTCTTTTTCTATACGGGGGCTGCCAGGCTTCATTAAGCTGGAGAAGCAGGCGCCCCAGTAGCTGGGGCCAGTCGAGAGCTGCCAAGTGAATGCGTGGTGCTGGAGGTTTGAGGGTGCTTATCTTTTGATGGCGTGAAGAACTTATTTAGGCGTGGCTGTTTTAAAACACCACAGTGAATGTATAATTTATGTTGAAGTGTTACCTTGGTTACAAGGGGAAGTgattttgattggttgcctttatCCCGTCCACTCCTGTTGCCAGTCTTTGCCCCTGCTGTTAGCAGAGCCCTGACAtttctgtatttaattttcataagttAAGTTACCACAATCCCAAGAATTAGGTCTTCAAAATTTAAACTCCAACCTTTGAGTCCAGTTCCATAACTCAGCTATTCGGAATCCTCTCTGGATGCAGCGTTCCAGGAATGTATTCAAGCCGACCTGACTGTTTTTACTGCCCTTTCCTTATTAAACAAGTTGCGAACAAAACCGTGTCACTCACTGCTTCTTAGCACCTGCTCCACGAGCCCGAGGCAGCCTTTCAGGGCCGGCTCTCAGACGCGGGTGGGGGCAGCACGGGCACGTTAGCTGGCACTTGTCAAACCAGCTTCTTCAGACTCAGCCTTGCTTTCTGTTAAGAGGAAACCCTCATGCCAGCCCTTGCTCCCTGTAAGGCACCAGCAAAAGCATGTCCATGGAGCAGGCCGGGCTGCCAAGGGCTGTCAGTAGGCGGAGCGCTGCCTGGACTGTCTACACTTTACGTGTCCCCAGGCTGCACCTAAGCCAGACCCAGAAGCGTGGGTGGCTGACCACTCCAATTTCTAGTGTAAAGTTGTATCGCAGGTCCTCAAACGTTTGTCACAAATGTTGAGATGCTGTAGGACCCGACTCATTGGTACCCAGTAGCCTAAGGTAAAATTGCCTTCATCTTATGTGGTTTCCCTCCGTCTCAGAACCTGTGGACTCACTGAGGATGTGCTGTGTATGGTGTGTCCCCCGTGAATGGGAACCGATGGCTCAGACTAGTGAGGAGCTGGGTTCCCAGTGGAGCGGGCTACCTGCCCGTCTCAGCTGGGCTAGCTCGACACAGGGAGGGAGGGTTGCACACGCACAAGAGTGATCTGCAACGACTTCTGTGCAGCCTCGCCTTCCCAGCgagtgcaggagggaggggaggccctCACAGCTCAAGTGAAGGCGGAGCTGCGACTCCCAGTCCCATCCCTCAGTGTGAGGCGGGGCGGCCTTTAGTTCTGGGATGTcttacaaaaaaatatttgaaggagaaaagtgtttgaaattatatatattgaaattttaattatggGAATATTACATCTTTCAAAATGATCAGCCAAGTAAAACTGCCCCATATTTTCTCCGCACCCCTTAGGCCAAGGCGGTAgcagctgttttttgtttgtaacAGATACGGAGGGTCCTATGGCGAGTCACGGGCCAGATTCCGCAGACTTTCCTGCCGTGGGTCCCGGGTGTGTGGTCCTGTCACAGTCCTTAGGCAGACACGTCCACCCGGAGCAGGCCAGTCCCACGCCAGCCTGCAGGGGACGGATGGAAGCAAACACGTGTCTGCGTGTATGTGTCAGGCACACAGCCAAGTCACGCTCCCCTTAGTAAGGATCACCACCAAGGTACGCAAAAGACTTATCAGAAAGTAGGAAAATAAACATTGGGGCTTTAATCCTCTTCAATagatttaaaaactaaacattcacatttaaaatttaCCAAGCATGCAGCCCTCGGGTGTTGAGAAGACCATCTTACTAGGGACATACCTTCAGGTCATTAGTACCTGGCTGAATATTAGATACAAACATTTCTACACGTATTTGAACAAAACAGGACAAGAGTAACTGATTCTGGCACATTCGTCTTATTCTAGGGGAGAATGGTTAAGGTGCCTCCAAAGAAAAGCCAGAGGGCGGCCACTTAGCAGCCGGACGGTGATGAGATGGACTCGCCTGTCCACCAGGCACACACAAGTGTTCTGAGCAAGAACCAAGTTACACTCCTGCCTTTCCTCCCAAGTGAGGCGCAGAGGGCTGAGGCCTGCCGCGCTCACATGGCAGCGAGCAGCAGAAGGCGCACGGGGCCGATGGCGTGGCCCTAGCCAAACAGCACAGTTCCCAGAGACCTTTTATTCGTTTTAAATACTTTGGTGTCATCAGACTTTGAGCAGATGTAGCATTATTCACGATACCCGAGGGCCCGGTGGTGGCCTGTTCTGTAAGCATGTGAACTATTAAACATGTATGAAAATCAATCAACAGGCTCCCAAATTAGAGTCCAGTAACAGCTGTGCAATGGGCCCATGTTCCTGGGTAGCCGCCGGTTACCGAAGCTTTCCAGCAAGGTTTGGGAAAGGTCAGGAGTAGTCACGGACGAACCAGCCTTTTAGAGTTACCGCCAGTGACTACCCACAAGCCACAGCCGGAGGGAAGCTACGCTTCCTTCACCACCCCCACCAGGGCGGGCCGCAGGGTGCGCCCGTGCAGCTTGTAGCCCACTTTGTTCACCAGCGCCACCGTGCCCGGCTCCTTCCCCTCCACCGGCGCGTGGAACAAGGCCTCGTGCTCATAGGGGTCAAACTTGGCGCCCACGGGGTCCAGCCTGAGCAGGCCGTGCTTCGTGAACACCTTCTGGATCTGGACCTCGGTCATCACCAGCCCCTCGTAGAGGTTCTTCAGGTGCGGGTTGTCCTCTGTGATCTCCTCTTTGGGGACACACTGTGTGGCCTTCTCCAGGATGTCCGCGACCTCCAACAAGTCCTTGCAGAAGCCCTGGATGCCTGCAGAGCCAAGAAGAACATTGGCCTCCACCCATGTCAACTGGGTGGGCGACTCTAACTTCCATGGCTTGACTGAGAAGGAAATACCACCCCAGCCTTTTCTGGGTTTAGACAAGGGCTAATTAGGTGTGAAGACTGGCAGCTGAAAATGTGCAGAACCacccccctcagccctgccccagcccaggagaCCCGCCTGCTCCCTCAGAGCGTGCCCCCCCTCCGCGCCCCCAATAGTCAGACTGCACAGGGCCTGGGGCACATCCCTGGCAGCGACTTAGCTGCTGTGTGGTCCTGGTCAGCCTCGCTGGGTCCCAGTGACGGTGGGAGGACCAAAAGGGTCATGCAGGCTTCGAGGGCCTGGGACACTACACGTGTTCCATGTTAGCAACTAGTGGGCACTGTGGGGTAAGAGTTATCCAGACTTCGCCTTCACCTAACAGAAGACAGAACGTTTGAAAGGCCACTCAAAATATAAGGCAGTGTATTACATAATTTTTGTGGTTTCAAAAAAAAGGTGCACATGCCGACCGGAAGTCAGGGGTGGCGAGAGCACCCACACTGGCACCTGCTTCCACCGAGGCCCCGCCCTGCAGGAACCAAGGGCGGCCTCGGGCTAACAAGCACAGCGAGCAGGAGCGCGGGCCACCGCTAGCTTTGGGCTGAGTGGCAGGTCACGAAGCCTCAGTGATCTCAACTGTAAAGTGGGAAGGACAGGGACAAATACTCAAAGGTGACAACACAGACAGCACCTGAGGGGATCTCAGTGGTCAGTGTGGTGCTGGTGATGCCAAGGAAACGACACCAGAGAGGCCGACCTGCCAGGATCGCCGCAGTCCACACCCAGGCTCCATGTGGAGAGCGGAAGCCGCCTGCTTACGGTTCTAAGCGCCAGTCACAACTCCGGTTTCTCCTTAAATAGGGGGACGGGAAGACGACAACCGGCAGGCGCCCGCCCTGGCTGATCTTTCtgatgtgcgcacacacacacacacacgcacacacacacacacacacacacattttcccaGATGAGCGTCATGCAGTGTTAAAAGTTACCATATAATTTTGCCTCCTCCACCAATTTTTGGGTCCTCTGCCGCAAGTTCTCAGTATCTGCCAAAGCTCGCTTATATTTTTCCTAAAAGCAAAAGGAAACTTACATGAATAAAACATGGAACAAATTCATAGGAAAGCAAATCTGACACAACAAACCGCAAGTCAAAATACAAACACCAACTATTCTTATGCCTGAGACTGGACTACAGACAGTGCAGCTGCACTTAGAAGTGAGTTTCGCCCGGTCACTTCCCAGCGAGGGAGGAAGATGTCAAGGCGCCAGATGGCCATTCTACGCAGTGACagctgggaaagaagaaaaaggacttTCTCGGGGCCCTGACGGCCTCATCACCAAGGAAGGACCATTCGCTTCCTTAACCAAGTTTCCAACCTAAGGGGATCCCAGCGGCCTCGGGGGCTGACCCCCCGGTTCCCATAAGCCTGGTGGAGTTTAGGCAGCATCCCAGCAAAGAGATAAAGGCTCATCAATGACCCTTTGTATTTCACTGTTGCCCAGTCATGGCTGAGTTCCAACACTTACTGTGTACAAGCATCTGAATTATGGGATCGTCCCCATGTCTCACCACTTGACTGTAATCTCACATTTTGCCCCATCAATTCCATTTTAAAGTGGGCGAGATTactctggggagtgggggggtgacTGTAACCCCCGTTTTCAGTCTGTATTCAGGCAATTCCAGTGCAGTCAAGGGCAAGCTCTCCCAGGCTGTGGCCCTGGCACTCAGCAGCTGGGCGACCTTAGGAAGTTTACTTAACttccccgtgcctcagtttcctgtctGTAAACAGGGACATCAGCAATGAACTGACTGGAGCCGTGAGGATGAGCACACATAAAGGCGCTGGAGCAGTGTCAGCACCTGCGTGTCTGGCGTTGCCCTTAAATCCTGAAGGAACGGACCATGCATCCGCATCACTGCCGCGTCCGCAAACCGCCGCCTCCCCGCAGGCCCCGCTTCGACAGCCATGCTGGTATTCCTTGTACGTAAAGACCAAATAAATCTTAGCTCAACGCAAGCGACGCAGCACGTAACCATGAGTCTCATGGCAGAGCCAGAGCCGCGCGGCCTTGGGCTCTACCCCTTCCTTAGCAGGAGCGCGCTACCGGCCCCAGCCGTAGTCCGTGGGCAAACCAGGAACTCGCCTGGCGTCCACTGCCCATCTCCCCCGAGCCCGCGCCTTACCGTAGTGTCCTTCAGCTGCTCCTCTAACTTGGCCTTCTCCTCCATGAGCGTCTTCTCTGCACAGGGAGTGTCCGTCTTCTGGTCAGTCTGGCCCGCGTCCTCTTCCAAGTTCTGGCCACTGTTCTTCTGCTTTGCAGCTGTGCACAGCAGCCGAGGAGTGGGCCTGGGGAAGCGCATGCAAGGCAGAGGTATGACCATCAATCTGAGGTAACTGAGGACTATTTGCCATTGACTTGCTGGGGGAGAAAGGGTTTCTCTTGCATCTGACGTGTAGAAACTACCTGCAACTAGTATGTCCGTGTCCCCAGGCTACCTGCTCGCCCCTCTCCTGTCCCTCCTGAGCTGTGTCCTCCCGGCCCCACCGAGGACTGGGGGAGCAGCTGTTAGCAGACGTGAGGCCCAGAGCCGATGCTGACCACGAAGGTGACGGGGGCAGAGGTCCTGCCACAGGGCACTTGGTGTCACACAAAGAGGTATCTACGCAAAGAACTATAATTTTGGGTTTAAAAGTGATAAAAGGGGAGGCTCTGGGAGGCTCAGCATAGAATACTTCTTAGCTTTGGAGAATGGAAAAATGAAAGGCTTCATGCAGAGGGGCTTTGAAGGACAGCTAAGAGTTACACgcaaggccctggccgggtggctcggttggttggagcatcgttccccacactgaaaggtggcaggtttgatcctgattcccagcctggtcagggcacatacgggaggcaaccaatcgatgtctctgtctgtctgtctgtctctccccctgcctctctaaaattaaaagtgaCACCTAAGGAGTCGGAGTGGACTGCAGACCCACTTCAGGAAGAGGGGGCTGCCTGGAAAGGCCGGGAGGTAGGCAGGCATGGGACGCACAGGGCAATGCAGAGCTCTACCACGAATCCTGGAGGCGAAGTCACTGAACATGACCCAGTCGGGTCCCCCCCCCGTCCAAAAGGTTAAGCAATtcagcccaaggtcacaaagccgGGAATAAGTAACAGAACAGCCCTCACACCCAGATTTCTTCACCAGGACCCGAGGAGTTTCTTCATTATGCAACGGTCCCATCTGAGAAGGAGCTACATTCACTTTTCCTCCCAGAATAGAGGAAACTGCCTCCATGAACAGGAGAGCTATCAGTACACAGGGTGTGCAAGGACGCGCAGGGCAGCATGGTACACTACCCGCAAAACAATGCTCATCAGGAAGGCAAGGCTGGGATCGGCTATTTTTCCACAACCCGAACAGGGCAAGAAACGCAACCCAAATACATGACCCGAGACCCAGTGCACATGTGGCCTTAGGCAGAGAGGGATGAAGGATCCATCAGTCTGTTCACGGGGTGGGGAGCAATaacctttttattgtttttatgtttgCGACTTAAGAAGACGAACAGTCCAAGAATGGAGCGTGGTGTCGTGAAACCTGTTTTACTTTCTAGTCGTTCTGTGTTCCGTTCCGCCCTCTGGGCGTGAGGGTCGCAGCCCTCGGCTCCCCTGCCCCGCGGGGCGGCCAGCAGGAGATGCCGAGGGGAAACTGAGTCCCCGAGAGGTCAGCTGCCCCGACTCCACAGGCGTTCATGCCCACGGGTCCCGTCCTTCCCGGGACAAAGCCACAAACAACGGAGCAAAACGCCTTTTCCCGGGCGCTCCGGCcgggtccctgctcctgggctccCCGTTTTGTTTATGTAACTTGTTGGGGCCATCACGCCCTGAACCCCTTCCGCTCTCTGCGATCTCGCCGGGCTCCCGCGCAGGGGGTGCGCTCCGCGAGGGAAGGACGGCGCCGGGCCCCACTGTGAAGTCACTGCCCGTCTACACTCGCCCGGCGGGTCGGTGCCGTCGCACTCTGACCTCAGCCTCCGGAAGGCGGAGGTGGAGCAGGAACACGGGCCGAGTGGGAAATGCCCGTGGACCGCTGACCCGAACCTGGTTCCACGAAACGTCCCGCCCATGGGACCCAGCGCTGCGCTGCCAGGGCGCACGCGCCCGGTCCTGCCGGCGGCCCGGCCCGCGGTCCCGGCGGCTCCGAGGCTGAGGCTGCCCGTGCCCGGGCGCGCGCACGCGGGGGCTGTACACGGGCCCGGGGACGCGTGCGGGGGTCAGCGCGGGCCTCGGGCACACGGGGCGCACCGCCCCTTACGCTCCAGGCCCGCGCGGGCGCGCAGCCCACGACGGCCCGTTCCCGGACCAGACTTGGGCAGGACGGCACCGCGGGCCGCGCCCTTCAGCCGAGGGCAGCCGGCGCCCCTTACCTAAGAGAGAACGCCAGGGCCGGGAGGCTGCGCCGCACCAACCTCACGCAACGAGCCGCCATGACCGCCACCCGCGCCGGCACTGCGCGCGCACCGGGCATGCGCGGAGGCCGCCGGCCCGCCCCCTCGGGGGGCCAAGCAACTCGCGCAGACTCCGTGCCTGCTACTTGCTTCCAGCCAATTCGCGACCGTATTTCTTCTGATGGACAGACAGGAGTCACCAATAACCGTGGCTCACGGTGGGTGGGCGGGGTCTGAAGTCTCCCCACGCCCCGGGACGAGAGGCGGGGACAGTTGAAGGAAACAGTGGGAGGAGACCCTCCGTGGGCGGGGCGTGGTCAGGGAAACACCAATGGGGAGGAAGCTTGGGGGGGCGGGAAAGGGGCGCCGGAAGTGCGCACGTTTGGGCGCTCGCGGTCCTTGGGCCCGTTTTCCTTCCTAACACCCCACTTCGCTCTTTGCTCTCGGACAgttcgggggcggggcgggctttTGGCCTCTTTTCCGACAGCCCAGCGCCTGGCGCGGTGCCGGGCGCAAAGCGCCCAGTGTTGATGGATGCGGGTGGGCGAAGGGCGAAAGCGCCCCAATGCCCCTGCAGGCCCGTTAGGAACAGCGGTTTGGAGGCTCCTCCCCCTTAGGCTGTTGCTCCGGTGCTGAAGCAGCGAGTCGCGGTTAGAGCACGCCATCGCTGTCTGCGTTTTATTAAAAGTCACAGCAGCAACAACAGAACAACAAAAACCCAGCCAGCACATGTGACACCGTGGGCAGTGTTGGTGTTGGGTGATGGGTATATGTTGGTTTTCTTTGCGCTTTTCTATCACCTTCAATTTTcttggaataaaacaaaacagaacgaAATAGGAACAGCACATAGGAAAACTGGAGGCACAGCTGAAGCTCACAACCCAGCTGTCATCAGTGTCCGCGGGCCTGGAAGAAGCCGGAGCCGGAAGAGGAGGTGCCACTGGCTCCGCTGCCCGCAGCGGCTG containing:
- the GRPEL1 gene encoding grpE protein homolog 1, mitochondrial isoform X1 is translated as MPGARAVPARVAVMAARCVRLVRRSLPALAFSLRPTPRLLCTAAKQKNSGQNLEEDAGQTDQKTDTPCAEKTLMEEKAKLEEQLKDTTEKYKRALADTENLRQRTQKLVEEAKLYGIQGFCKDLLEVADILEKATQCVPKEEITEDNPHLKNLYEGLVMTEVQIQKVFTKHGLLRLDPVGAKFDPYEHEALFHAPVEGKEPGTVALVNKVGYKLHGRTLRPALVGVVKEA
- the GRPEL1 gene encoding grpE protein homolog 1, mitochondrial isoform X2; translation: MKKLLGSWPTPRLLCTAAKQKNSGQNLEEDAGQTDQKTDTPCAEKTLMEEKAKLEEQLKDTTEKYKRALADTENLRQRTQKLVEEAKLYGIQGFCKDLLEVADILEKATQCVPKEEITEDNPHLKNLYEGLVMTEVQIQKVFTKHGLLRLDPVGAKFDPYEHEALFHAPVEGKEPGTVALVNKVGYKLHGRTLRPALVGVVKEA